One Asterias rubens chromosome 1, eAstRub1.3, whole genome shotgun sequence genomic region harbors:
- the LOC117287730 gene encoding organic solute transporter subunit alpha-like, which translates to MSFLGITPVICNNSFDSSKETFYEELVQSPIYALITTFSCLACVSTVVLFLEACHFTISRVPRSSVANHRLNTVIILSIFPVFSVCCLPAILIPEASTFCLAMADLYYSFTMFKFIVLIVDYYGGHRKMLVKLAAENITFPLSVPMLCCFRCFKPVRLTRKSFMWLKVGVLQIAILKPLLTFTQAIMGYANLSLFIVDIVTVVTTLTAVTAMNMMGANSSMGELKEKYCLDVKSAMMSSALMMVSLQKSIIGIGTLFRPLGCIVPFSTQLVGNQWQAVVLLVESTIMTIPTLRYYRTADCNVVGVPPPLEEDEELEPRTGVGKMRKWVRRHTLM; encoded by the exons ATGAGTTTCCTCGGAATCACACCCGTCATTTGTAACAACTCCTTCGATTCATCCAAGGAAACATTTTACGAAG AGTTGGTTCAGAGCCCAATCTATGCCCTGATCACCACCTTCAGCTGTCTGGCCTGTGTATCAACAGTCGTCCTTTTCCTCGAGGCTTGTCACTTCACGATTTCCAGGGTACCACGTTCATCAGTTGCCAACCATCGACTCAACACAGTCATAATACTGTCCATATTTCCG GTATTTTCTGTGTGTTGTCTGCCTGCCATTCTCATTCCAGAGGCGTCTACATTCTGCCTGGCCATGGCGGACCT GTATTATTCCTTCACTATGTTCAAGTTCATCGTATTGATAGTGGATTACTACGGGGGTCACCGTAAGATGTTGGTGAAGCTTGCTGCAGAGAACATCACCTTCCCGCTCAGTGTCCCCATGCTGTGTTGCTTCAGATGTTTCAAACCTGTCCGGCTTACCAG aaagaGCTTCATGTGGTTGAAAGTGGGAGTGCTGCAAATAGCGATTCTGAAGCCTCTGTTGACTTTTACTCAAGCTATCATGGGCTACGCTAATCTG AGTCTCTTCATTGTGGACATCGTGACCGTAGTCACCACACTGACGGCGGTCACCGCAATGAACATGATGGGTGCCAACTCCAGCATGGGCGAACTGAAGGAGAAATACTGCCTGGACGTCAAGTCGGCTATGATGAGCTCGGCCCTGATGATGGTCAGCCTACAGAAGTCTATCATCGGCATCGGCACGCTGTTCAGACCGCTCGGCTGCATCGTGCCCTTCTCGACACAACTCGTGGGCAATC AGTGGCAGGCTGTAGTCCTACTGGTCGAATCCACAATAATGACCATCCCAACACTCAGATACTATCGGACAGCAGACTGTAACGTGGTGGGCGTTCCCCCGCCTCTAGAGGAAGACGAAGAATTAGAGCCCAGGACGGGAGTTGGCAAGATGAGGAAATGGGTGCGCCGGCACACACTCATGTAG
- the LOC117297068 gene encoding organic solute transporter subunit alpha-like has protein sequence MGAMLGIQPVDCTQNGTIDWNKGSLTTELAKFPIFTLVFVYSSIAAIVILFFFFEAALFTATRVPRSSVANHRINTVIMLSIYPSFIIWSFPAVLIPSAAQFCMLLADLYYSFVMFKFVVLQVDYYGGHRKMMARLAASKVMFNINSPVLCCLCCFKPVRLTKNSFFVIKFLVLQIAILKPILTFFQAIASFAGLNLVGTGGLVLQVVTVLSTLTAATGINMITKATSSTDLEKYDLKGKAAMMTAALMMIGLQSAIINVVTVFRPLGCTVPFPSSVISSQWQAFLLILESTLMMIPMLRYYRTADGNVVGVPPPIEDEEEEATSGLGKMRQWVRRHTLM, from the exons ATGGGGGCTATGCTTGGGATTCAGCCCGTGGATTGTACACAAAATGGAACGATAGACTGGAATAAAGGATCACTTACAACTG AACTAGCCAAGTTTCCAATCTTCACCTTGGTATTTGTCTATTCCTCGATTGCTGCTATCGTCATCCTGTTTTTCTTCTTCGAGGCAGCGCTCTTCACAGCGACGAGGGTACCTCGGTCCTCGGTGGCCAACCATCGGATCAATACCGTCATCATGCTGTCTATATACCCC TCATTTATCATTTGGTCTTTCCCTGCCGTCCTTATTCCTTCTGCTGCTCAATTTTGTATGCTTCTCGCAGACCT ATATTACTCGTTTGTCATGTTCAAGTTTGTGGTGTTGCAAGTGGACTACTACGGAGGGCACCGTAAAATGATGGCCCGCCTCGCCGCAAGCAAGGTTATGTTTAATATCAACAGTCCCGTGCTGTGCTGTTTGTGCTGCTTCAAGCCAGTCCGTCTAACTAA GAATAGTTTCTTCGTGATTAAGTTTCTGGTTCTACAGATTGCAATCCTCAAACCCATCCTGACTTTCTTCCAAGCTATTGCTAGCTTTGCAGGATTG AATTTGGTGGGTACCGGTGGACTCGTCCTTCAGGTCGTAACAGTCCTATCCACCCTGACGGCAGCTACCGGTATCAACATGATAACGAAGGCAACGAGCAGCACCGACCTGGAGAAGTACGACTTGAAGGGGAAGGCGGCCATGATGACCGCTGCACTGATGATGATTGGCCTGCAGAGCGCAATCATCAACGTCGTCACCGTGTTCAGACCGCTCGGATGCACTGTGCCATTCCCTTCCTCTGTCATCAGTTCCC AGTGGCAGGCATTTCTCCTCATTCTGGAGTCAACTCTCATGATGATACCGATGCTTCGGTATTACCGGACAGCGGACGGTAACGTTGTAGGTGTTCCCCCGCCCATCGAAGACGAAGAGGAGGAGGCAACATCGGGTCTGGGTAAAATGAGGCAATGGGTGCGCCGACACACGCTCATGTAG
- the LOC117287881 gene encoding uncharacterized protein LOC117287881 produces the protein MGCTKSRVGPMPAKRTRAMKGARFSITNRVASRGNTGRTPGMKLWRRIIHFRKVKVSPMTHLGGGDIAAHDERRLSRFSCRRNTRPVESLLYTANNQHNGEAAVENAVLHRKLTVLPGQHLNETQAGILHELRGIGILNGQASATGSISFTVDNDLQSALPHTRRPPARLARLEKTPVVQDLRTGEHLREKMEANERRRKIKQDELLERLRAHSRQAVHHNEVAAQTERSLQQRVADKIIEKDIAFNKRVEKMIADREERVRVKSRMGDHAKEVVEIMDKECQLRAAVTVAKKQKIVQTNLERHRRLRSNRVRLSQRHRENVRRAVARRLAEQEEHAESQMQYYGEIETARFSDDESVLDPELQWLM, from the exons ATGGGTTGTACTAAATCAAGAGTTGGTCCGATGCCGGCAAAAAGGACGAGGGCAATGAAGGGTGCAAGGTTTTCCATCACAAACCGCGTCGCCTCGAGGGGCAATACTGGCCGTACTCCGGGGATGAAGTTGTGGAGGCGGATCATTCATTTCCGGAAAGTGAAG GTTTCACCAATGACTCACCTTGGTGGTGGAGACATTGCTGCACATGATGAGAGGAGATTGTCCCGCTTTAGTTGCCGAAGGAATACTCGCCCCGTGGAGTCTTTGCTCTACACGGCCAACAACCAGCACAATGGTGAAGCCGCTGTAGAGAATGCCGTGCTACATCGGAAGCTGACAGTATTACCAGGCCAAC ATCTGAACGAAACTCAAGCTGGAATCCTCCATGAACTCCGAGGTATTGGAATATTGAATGGACAGGCATCTGCCACTGGTTCCATCTCATTTACCGTGGACAATGACCTCCAGTCAGCTCTGCCTCATACACGCCGTCCTCCCGCTCGTCTAGCCCGGCTGGAGAAGACGCCCGTGGTGCAGGACTTGAGGACGGGCGAACATCTGCGAGAGAAGATGGAAGCTAATGAGAGAAGACGAAAG ATCAAGCAAGACGAACTTCTAGAGCGTCTTCGTGCCCACTCTCGCCAAGCGGTCCACCACAACGAGGTTGCCGCACAGACTGAGCGGAGTCTCCAGCAGCGAGTCGCTGATAAGATCATCGAGAAAGATATTGCCTTCAACAAGAGAGTGGAGAAAATGATTGCAGATAGAGAAGAGAGAGTCCGGGTCAAGTCCCGCATGGGAGACCACGCTAAAGAG GTTGTCGAGATTATGGATAAAGAGTGTCAGCTGCGAGCAGCGGTCACTGTAGCCAAGAAACAAAAGATTGTCCAGACAAATCTTGAGCGTCACCGTCGTCTCCGATCGAACAG GGTGAGATTGAGCCAGAGACACCGCGAGAACGTCCGCCGTGCCGTAGCTCGGCGCCTCGCTGAGCAGGAAGAGCACGCCGAGTCTCAGATGCAATACTACGGGGAGATCGAGACGGCAAGGTTCAGCGACGACGAAAGCGTCTTGGACCCAGAGTTGCAGTGGCTCATGTAG
- the LOC117307351 gene encoding 39S ribosomal protein L11, mitochondrial-like: MSKAARAVKAAKDAAKKVEHGNTIRSYIRAGRAAPGPPLGPILGQRGIPIGQFCKDFNQKTSHIKDGVPLPCYIHINPDRTYDIEMRTPPSAYLLLQAAGMNRGVHEAGKQVFGKITLKHVYEIAKIKHQDSPLQDLSLQDVCKQIIGTCRSVGVQIVRDLDPEEYKQFLEEVAETRKALDEKRALDRLS, encoded by the exons ATGTCAAAAGCTGCACGCGCTGTGAAGGCAGCAAAGGATGCAGCTAAAAAAGTAGAACATGGCAATACAATCCGCTCTTACATCAGGGCAGGGCGGGCTGCCCCAGGACCCCCACTCGGACCCATTTTGGGTCAG AGGGGAATACCAATCGGCCAGTTCTGTAAAGACTTCAATCAGAAGACGAGTCACATCAAAGACGGAGTTCCACTTCCCTGCTACATCCATATAAAT CCGGATAGAACGTATGATATCGAAATGAGAACGCCACCATCTGCCTACCTTTTATTGCAGGCGGCTGGTATGAACAGGGGAGTTCACGAAGCAG GCAAACAGGTCTTCGGCAAGATAACTCTCAAGCACGTCTACGAAATCGCCAAAATCAAACACCAAGACAGTCCTCTGCAGGACCTAAGCCTTCAAGATGTCTGTAAACAGATCATCGGAACCTGTCGCTCAGTGGGAGTCCAGATAGTTCGGGACCTTGACCCTGAGGAATATAAACAGTTCTTAGAGGAGGTTGCAGAGACGAGGAAGGCCTTGGATGAAAAGAGAGCTTTAGACCGATTATCTTGA